A single window of Nicotiana sylvestris chromosome 3, ASM39365v2, whole genome shotgun sequence DNA harbors:
- the LOC138887203 gene encoding uncharacterized protein: MGRIENMFEQMMNKNHDSDAQLASHNTSIRNLEVQLGQISLSLKTRTKGALPSDTVVNPKGGHNNHVMAVKTRSGRGGDVQEAQVRVDDDELREDDVPLVVEDIVEPSVRNEVRIDIDEGEEETQEAVNPSREHVIDMPEPTVPKAKAPLPRPPTPYPQRLAKQKGDNQFKKFIEMMKSLTINVPLVEALEQIPGYAKFMKDLVTKKRFMECETIKMTHQVSSIVHSMAPKLEDPGAFTIPCTIGSADFAKALCDLGASINLMPYSVFKTLGIGQPRPTSMKLQMTDRSMKRPLGIIDDVLVRVDKFILPADFMILDYEVDFEVPIILGRPLLATVRHWLM; encoded by the coding sequence atgggtagaattgagaacatgttcgaacaaatgatgaacAAGAATCACGACTCGGATGCCCAATTAGCCTCCCACAACACTTCGATCCGGAACTTAGAGGTGCAACTTGGACAAATATCACTATCTCTCAAAACTCGCACAAAGGgtgcactaccaagtgatacggtggtgaaccccaagggtgggcacaataacCATGTCATGGCAGTGAAAACGCGTAGCGGGAGAGGGGGTGATGTGCAAGAAGCTCAAGTTAGGGTTGATGATGATGAGTTGCGGGAAGATGATGTCCCATTAGTGGTTGAAGATATTGTTGAACCAAGTGTGAGGAATGAAGTGAGAATAGATattgatgagggtgaggaggagacccaagaggccgtgaacccgtctagggaacacgtcattgaCATGCCGGAACCTacggtgccaaaagccaaggcacctttaCCTAGGCCTCCTACGCCATATCCTCAAAGActggccaagcaaaagggtgacaatcagtttaaaaagtttattgagatgatgaagagtttgaccatcaatgtgcctttggtggaggcacttgaacaaattcccggatatgcaaagttcatgaaggacttggttacTAAGAAGAGATTTATGGAGTGCGAGACTATCAAGATGACGCATCAAGTGAGTTCCATTGTGCACTCCATGGCTCCAAAGCTAGAGGATCCCGGTGCATTCACAATACCATGCACCATTGGAAGCGcagattttgcaaaggccctatgtgacttgggggcaagtatcaatctcATGCCTTAttcggtgttcaaaactttgggaatCGGGCAACCTCGCCCGACCTCCATGAAGCTTCAAATGACGGACCGATCTATGAAGCGGCCcttgggaattattgatgatgtcctcgTTCGTGTTGACAAGTTTATATTGCCGGCGGACTTCATGATCTTGGATTACGAGgtggatttcgaggtgcctatcattcttggAAGGCCTTTACTAGCTACGgtaaggcattggttgatgtag